The proteins below come from a single Streptomyces sp. B3I8 genomic window:
- a CDS encoding iron ABC transporter permease — MLCLLGIALLAALTVAVSLGSTSIPPQEVWGVVWRRTTGEAPRPGTDDLIVWQLRLPRALLAALVGAGLGLVGTAAQALVRNPLADPYFLGVSQGASLGAVAALVLGLGAGGGLGLGLSGAAFAGALATFVLVWAVARRGGGFAPLRLVLAGVAIGQFLSGFTSYLVLRSGDEQQTHSVLFWLMGSLGGATWPLLAAPAAAVPAVWLLLQARARRLNALLMGDESAAGLGIDVARLRRELFAAASLLTGVLVAVSGAIGFVALMVPHVCRLVVGGDHRRLLPVSALFGALLLVVVDLVCRTAMDTQELPVGVVTSLLGAPTLLYLLDRRRGSAR; from the coding sequence CTGCTCTGCCTCCTCGGCATCGCCCTGCTCGCCGCCCTCACCGTGGCGGTCTCCCTCGGCTCCACCTCGATCCCGCCGCAGGAGGTGTGGGGCGTGGTGTGGCGCCGGACGACCGGCGAAGCGCCCCGGCCCGGCACCGACGACCTCATCGTGTGGCAACTGCGGCTGCCGCGCGCGCTGTTGGCCGCGCTGGTGGGCGCGGGCCTCGGCCTGGTCGGCACGGCGGCGCAGGCCCTGGTGCGCAACCCGCTGGCCGACCCGTACTTCCTCGGCGTCTCCCAGGGGGCCTCGCTCGGCGCGGTCGCCGCGCTCGTGCTCGGCCTCGGCGCCGGTGGCGGCCTGGGCCTCGGGCTGTCCGGTGCCGCCTTCGCGGGCGCGCTCGCCACCTTCGTCCTCGTGTGGGCCGTCGCCAGGCGCGGCGGCGGCTTCGCCCCGCTGCGCCTGGTGCTCGCCGGGGTGGCCATCGGCCAGTTCCTCTCCGGGTTCACCAGCTACCTCGTCCTGCGGTCGGGGGACGAACAGCAGACCCACAGCGTGCTGTTCTGGCTCATGGGCAGCCTCGGCGGTGCCACCTGGCCCCTGCTGGCCGCCCCCGCCGCCGCGGTACCGGCGGTCTGGCTGCTCCTCCAGGCCCGCGCCAGACGCCTCAACGCGCTGCTGATGGGCGACGAGAGCGCGGCCGGCCTCGGTATCGACGTGGCCCGGCTGCGCCGCGAACTGTTCGCGGCGGCCAGCCTGCTCACCGGCGTCCTCGTCGCGGTCTCGGGGGCCATCGGCTTCGTCGCGCTGATGGTCCCGCACGTCTGCCGTCTCGTCGTCGGCGGCGACCACCGCCGACTGCTCCCGGTCTCGGCACTGTTCGGCGCGCTGCTGCTGGTCGTCGTCGACCTGGTGTGCCGCACCGCCATGGACACCCAGGAGCTGCCGGTCGGCGTCGTCACCTCGCTGCTCGGCGCCCCCACCCTGCTGTACCTGCTCGACCGCCGACGGGGGAGCGCCCGGTGA
- a CDS encoding ABC transporter ATP-binding protein has protein sequence MRLDIEDLHVAYAGRTVVAGARLLAAPGEITGLVGPNGSGKSTVLRTVYRHLRPVAGRVLLDGTDLRELSPARSARHIAALPQERGGDFELTVREVVVMGRIPYKRAFAGDDAADHGIVDGALADVGMTGHADRRFAELSGGERQRVLLARAFAQRPDLLVLDEPTNHLDVRHQVELLALLRDRRRTTLVSLHDLNAAASVCDRLHVLHEGRVVASGPPREVLRPALLAEVFGVRAAVVAHPLTGDPLIAFDHRRPADDPNGDGTDGDGNARGGEEKGAEGKAAGGRTHPAATGSAGR, from the coding sequence GTGAGACTCGACATCGAGGACCTGCACGTCGCCTACGCGGGCCGTACGGTCGTCGCGGGCGCCCGTCTCCTCGCGGCACCGGGCGAGATCACCGGCCTGGTGGGACCCAACGGCAGCGGCAAGTCGACCGTCCTGCGCACCGTCTACCGCCATCTCAGGCCCGTCGCGGGCCGCGTCCTGCTCGACGGCACCGATCTGCGGGAGCTGAGCCCCGCGCGATCGGCCCGGCACATCGCCGCCCTGCCGCAGGAGCGCGGCGGCGACTTCGAGCTGACGGTACGCGAGGTCGTCGTCATGGGGCGCATCCCCTACAAGCGGGCGTTCGCCGGTGACGACGCCGCCGACCACGGCATCGTCGACGGTGCCCTCGCCGACGTCGGCATGACCGGCCACGCGGACCGCCGGTTCGCCGAACTCTCCGGCGGGGAGCGCCAACGGGTGCTTCTGGCACGGGCTTTCGCCCAGCGGCCGGACCTCCTGGTGCTGGACGAGCCGACCAATCACCTCGACGTCCGTCACCAGGTCGAACTCCTCGCCCTGCTGCGCGACCGACGCCGTACCACGCTGGTCTCCCTGCACGACCTCAACGCGGCGGCCTCCGTCTGCGACCGGCTGCACGTCCTGCACGAGGGCCGCGTGGTCGCCTCCGGGCCACCGCGCGAGGTGCTGCGGCCCGCACTGCTGGCGGAGGTGTTCGGCGTACGGGCCGCTGTCGTCGCGCACCCGCTGACCGGCGATCCCCTGATCGCCTTCGACCACCGCCGTCCGGCGGACGACCCGAACGGCGACGGGACGGACGGCGACGGCAACGCCCGGGGCGGCGAGGAGAAAGGCGCCGAGGGAAAGGCGGCGGGTGGCCGTACCCACCCGGCCGCGACCGGTTCCGCGGGCCGGTGA
- a CDS encoding sigma-70 family RNA polymerase sigma factor, with amino-acid sequence MTPALPAVTDETVTAWALAAAGGDNEAVDRFVRALQHDVRRYVAHLAHDPQAADDLTQDTFLRALTALHRFEGRSSARVWLLSIARRAVADSLRRAAARPRKADTADWQLAVERAQPLGLPGFDEGVALMDLVDALPGDRREAFVLTQLLGLPYGEAAEASGCPVGTVRSRVSRARGALAGMLDAESGTPAPAPTAHGSLAMT; translated from the coding sequence ATGACCCCTGCCCTGCCCGCGGTGACCGACGAGACGGTCACCGCCTGGGCGCTCGCCGCCGCCGGCGGCGACAACGAAGCGGTCGACCGCTTCGTGCGCGCCCTCCAGCACGACGTACGCCGCTACGTGGCCCACCTCGCCCACGACCCCCAGGCGGCCGACGACCTCACCCAGGACACGTTCCTGCGGGCCCTGACCGCGCTGCACCGCTTCGAGGGCCGCTCCTCGGCCCGGGTCTGGCTGCTGTCCATCGCCCGCCGGGCCGTCGCCGACAGCCTGCGCCGCGCCGCCGCCCGGCCCCGCAAGGCCGACACGGCCGACTGGCAGCTCGCCGTCGAACGCGCCCAGCCGCTCGGCCTGCCGGGCTTCGACGAGGGCGTCGCCCTCATGGATCTGGTGGACGCGCTGCCCGGCGACCGGCGCGAGGCGTTCGTCCTCACGCAACTGCTCGGCCTGCCGTACGGGGAGGCCGCCGAGGCGAGCGGCTGCCCGGTCGGCACCGTGCGCTCCCGGGTCTCCCGGGCGCGCGGCGCCCTGGCCGGCATGCTGGACGCCGAGTCCGGCACCCCGGCCCCGGCGCCGACCGCTCACGGGTCGCTCGCGATGACGTAG
- a CDS encoding cation-translocating P-type ATPase: MTCGACVQRVEKKLGRLEGVTAAVNLATGRARVRHPSGVGPEELIATVERAGYTAALPAPPTPRTRADGDSEEARALRRERDRLVVTVLLALPVLLLSMIPAWQFRDWQWLCFVLAAPVVVWGARPFHVRAARGLRHAAATMDTLVSLGVLASFAWSCYALFLGGAGDPGMRMPFSLVPSATDGSAPVYLEVAVGVPLFVLLGRYLEARARRGTGAALRALATLAVKEVSVREGGRERLVPVEELRVGQVFVVRPGERPATDGVVVEGNSALDLSLITGESKPVEVGPDAPVTGGAVNVGGLLLVRATAVGTDTRLARITALVTEAQAGKARAQRLADKVAGIFVPVVLVLAVTVLGFWLGAGAEPQAALTSCVAVLVVACPCALGLATPTALMAATGRGAQLGVLVSGPRALESLRHLDAVVLDKTGTLTSGHMSVAAVTEVPGGLGEETVVRLAAAVEQGSEHPLGRAVVAYARRTAPGRELPAVQGFEALPGQGVRGRVEGRTVEVRSPDGTLPDVLAEALTAGTDGARTPVVVRVDGRAEALLRIGDVLRPGSYRAVERLRQLGVRPVLATGDREEPARAVAGELRVEEVHARCSPEDKAALVRELRERGHRVAVVGDGVNDAAALAGADLGIAMGTGTDVAIGAADVTLVRGDIEALADAVRLARATLGTVRANLLWAFGYNLVTVPPAMVGLLNPMFAAAAMSVSSLLVVGNSLRLRAWQPSPAGRRRTAPASRTRAAM, encoded by the coding sequence ATGACCTGCGGGGCGTGCGTGCAGCGCGTGGAGAAGAAGCTCGGCCGGCTGGAGGGGGTCACCGCCGCGGTGAACCTGGCCACCGGCCGGGCCCGGGTGCGGCATCCGTCCGGCGTCGGCCCCGAGGAACTGATCGCCACCGTCGAGCGCGCCGGGTACACGGCCGCGCTCCCGGCGCCGCCCACCCCGCGGACGCGCGCGGACGGCGACAGCGAGGAGGCGCGGGCACTGCGGCGGGAGCGCGACCGGCTGGTGGTCACCGTGCTGCTCGCCCTGCCGGTGCTCCTGCTGTCGATGATTCCCGCGTGGCAGTTCCGCGACTGGCAGTGGCTGTGCTTCGTCCTCGCCGCACCCGTCGTCGTCTGGGGCGCCCGGCCCTTCCACGTCCGGGCGGCCCGCGGACTGCGGCACGCGGCGGCGACCATGGACACGCTCGTCTCGCTCGGCGTCCTGGCCTCCTTCGCCTGGTCCTGCTACGCCCTCTTCCTGGGCGGCGCGGGCGACCCCGGCATGCGCATGCCGTTCAGCCTCGTGCCGTCCGCGACCGACGGCTCCGCGCCGGTGTACCTCGAAGTGGCCGTGGGCGTCCCGCTGTTCGTCCTGCTCGGCCGGTATCTGGAGGCACGGGCGCGGCGGGGGACCGGCGCCGCCCTGCGCGCGCTGGCCACGCTCGCCGTCAAGGAGGTGTCCGTGCGCGAGGGCGGACGGGAGCGGCTGGTCCCCGTCGAGGAGTTGCGCGTCGGACAGGTTTTCGTGGTGCGGCCCGGGGAACGGCCGGCCACCGACGGCGTCGTCGTGGAAGGCAACTCCGCGCTCGACCTCTCCCTGATCACCGGGGAGAGCAAACCGGTCGAGGTCGGCCCCGACGCCCCGGTGACCGGCGGCGCCGTGAACGTCGGCGGCCTGCTCCTCGTGCGGGCCACGGCCGTCGGCACCGACACCCGGCTCGCCCGCATCACCGCGCTGGTGACCGAGGCGCAGGCGGGCAAGGCACGGGCCCAGCGGCTCGCGGACAAGGTCGCCGGGATCTTCGTCCCGGTGGTGCTCGTGCTCGCCGTCACGGTGCTCGGGTTCTGGCTCGGCGCCGGGGCGGAGCCGCAGGCCGCGCTCACCTCGTGCGTGGCCGTGCTGGTCGTGGCGTGCCCGTGCGCGCTGGGACTCGCGACCCCGACCGCGCTGATGGCCGCCACCGGCCGGGGCGCCCAGCTCGGCGTCCTGGTCAGCGGGCCACGGGCGCTGGAGAGCCTGCGGCACCTGGACGCCGTGGTGCTCGACAAGACCGGCACGCTCACCTCCGGGCACATGAGCGTCGCCGCGGTCACCGAGGTGCCCGGCGGGCTCGGCGAGGAGACGGTGGTGCGGCTGGCGGCGGCGGTCGAACAGGGCTCCGAGCATCCGCTGGGCCGCGCCGTGGTGGCGTACGCGCGGCGTACCGCGCCCGGACGGGAACTGCCCGCCGTGCAGGGCTTCGAGGCCCTGCCCGGGCAGGGCGTGCGCGGACGGGTGGAGGGCAGGACGGTCGAGGTCCGCTCCCCGGACGGCACCCTGCCCGACGTCCTCGCCGAGGCGCTGACCGCCGGAACGGACGGCGCCCGCACGCCGGTCGTGGTGCGCGTCGACGGCCGTGCCGAGGCACTGCTCCGGATCGGCGACGTCCTGCGGCCGGGCAGCTACCGGGCCGTGGAGCGGCTGCGGCAGCTCGGGGTGCGGCCCGTCCTCGCCACCGGGGACCGCGAGGAACCGGCCCGCGCCGTCGCCGGGGAACTCCGCGTCGAGGAGGTCCACGCCCGCTGCTCGCCCGAGGACAAGGCCGCGCTCGTACGGGAGCTGCGGGAGCGCGGCCACCGGGTCGCGGTCGTCGGCGACGGGGTGAACGACGCGGCCGCCCTGGCCGGGGCCGACCTCGGCATCGCCATGGGCACCGGCACGGACGTGGCGATCGGGGCCGCCGACGTGACACTGGTGCGCGGTGACATCGAGGCCCTCGCGGACGCCGTACGGCTGGCCCGCGCCACGCTGGGCACCGTCCGCGCCAATCTGCTCTGGGCGTTCGGCTACAACCTGGTGACCG